A window of the Pseudomonas fluorescens genome harbors these coding sequences:
- a CDS encoding lysophospholipid acyltransferase, with protein MEKFKGAMLVGALRLFALLPWRAVQAVGSAIGWIMWKTPNRSLDVVRINLAKCFPQMDPAERERLVGQSLKDIGKSLTESACAWIWPAQRSIDLVREVEGLEVLKEALASGKGVVGITSHLGNWEVLNHFYCSQCKPIIFYRPPKLKAVDELLRKQRVQLGNKVAASTKEGILSVIKEVRKGGQVGIPADPEPAESAGIFVPFFATQALTSKFVPNMLAGGKAVGVFLHALRLPDGSGYKVILEAAPEAMYSTDTETSCAAMSQVVERYVAAYPSQYMWSMKRFKKRPPGEARWY; from the coding sequence GTGGAAAAGTTTAAAGGCGCCATGCTGGTTGGCGCTCTGCGGCTGTTTGCCCTGCTTCCATGGCGGGCCGTGCAGGCCGTGGGTTCGGCGATCGGCTGGATCATGTGGAAAACCCCCAACCGTTCCCTCGATGTGGTGCGGATCAACCTCGCCAAATGTTTTCCACAGATGGACCCGGCCGAACGTGAGCGTCTGGTCGGCCAGAGCCTGAAAGACATTGGCAAGTCCCTGACCGAAAGCGCCTGCGCATGGATCTGGCCGGCCCAGCGTTCCATCGACCTGGTGCGTGAAGTCGAAGGTCTTGAGGTGCTGAAAGAAGCGCTGGCCTCGGGCAAGGGCGTGGTTGGTATCACCAGCCACCTGGGCAATTGGGAAGTGCTCAACCACTTCTATTGCAGCCAGTGCAAACCGATCATTTTCTACCGGCCACCGAAGCTCAAGGCTGTGGATGAATTGCTGCGCAAACAACGCGTGCAACTGGGCAACAAAGTCGCGGCGTCGACCAAGGAAGGCATCCTCAGTGTCATCAAGGAAGTGCGCAAGGGCGGTCAGGTGGGGATTCCCGCAGACCCGGAGCCTGCCGAATCCGCCGGGATCTTCGTGCCGTTCTTCGCCACTCAGGCCCTGACCAGCAAGTTCGTGCCGAACATGCTCGCCGGTGGCAAAGCCGTCGGGGTGTTTCTGCATGCCCTGCGTCTGCCGGACGGTTCCGGCTACAAGGTGATCCTGGAAGCCGCGCCGGAAGCCATGTACAGCACCGACACCGAAACTTCCTGCGCGGCGATGAGCCAAGTGGTCGAGCGTTATGTGGCGGCTTATCCGAGCCAGTACATGTGGAGCATGAAACGCTTCAAGAAGCGTCCGCCGGGCGAGGCGCGCTGGTACTGA
- the trkA gene encoding Trk system potassium transporter TrkA, which translates to MKIIILGAGQVGGSLAEHLASEANDITVVDTDGDRLRDLGDRLDIRTVQGRGSLPNILRQAGADDADMLVAVTNSDETNMVACQVAHTLFHTPTKIARVREASYLTREEQLFQNEAIPVDVLISPEQVVTNYIKRLIQHPGALQVIDFAEGQAQLVAVRAYYGGPLVGQQLRQLREHMPNVETRVAAIFRRDRPILPQGDTVIEADDEVFFIAARANIRAVMSEMRRLDESYKRIVIAGGGQIGERLAEAIESRYQVKIIEMNPARCRYLSDTLDSTVVLQGSASDRDLLLEENIADADIFLALTNDDEANIMSSLLAKRLGAKKVMTIINNPAYVDLIQGGDIDIAISPQLATIGTLLAHVRRGDIVSVHSLRRGAAEAIEAVAHGDSKSSKVIGKAIENIALPPGTTIGAIIRDEEVIIAHDDTVIAAGDHVILFLVDKKHIRDVEKLFHVGLSFF; encoded by the coding sequence ATGAAAATCATCATCCTCGGTGCGGGACAGGTCGGCGGTTCGCTGGCTGAACATCTGGCCAGCGAGGCCAACGACATCACGGTGGTCGACACTGACGGCGACCGTCTGCGCGATCTTGGCGATCGCCTCGACATCCGCACCGTGCAGGGCCGTGGCTCGTTGCCGAACATTTTGCGTCAGGCCGGTGCCGACGACGCCGACATGCTGGTCGCAGTGACCAACAGCGACGAAACCAACATGGTGGCCTGCCAGGTCGCCCACACCCTGTTCCACACCCCGACCAAGATTGCCCGGGTGCGCGAAGCGTCCTACCTGACCCGCGAGGAGCAACTGTTTCAGAACGAGGCGATTCCGGTCGACGTGCTGATCAGTCCCGAGCAGGTGGTCACTAATTACATCAAGCGTCTGATCCAGCACCCCGGCGCCTTGCAGGTGATCGATTTCGCCGAAGGCCAGGCGCAACTGGTCGCGGTTCGCGCCTACTACGGCGGGCCATTGGTGGGTCAGCAGCTGCGCCAGTTGCGCGAACACATGCCGAATGTGGAAACCCGAGTGGCGGCGATTTTCCGTCGTGACCGACCGATTCTTCCTCAGGGCGATACGGTGATCGAGGCAGACGACGAAGTCTTCTTCATCGCTGCCCGTGCGAACATTCGCGCAGTGATGAGCGAAATGCGCCGGCTCGACGAAAGCTACAAGCGCATCGTCATCGCCGGCGGCGGGCAGATCGGCGAGCGGCTGGCCGAGGCCATCGAAAGCCGCTACCAGGTGAAGATCATCGAGATGAACCCGGCGCGCTGCCGCTATCTCTCCGACACCCTCGACAGCACCGTGGTGCTACAGGGCAGCGCGTCGGATCGCGATCTGCTGCTGGAAGAGAACATCGCCGACGCGGACATCTTCCTCGCCCTGACCAACGATGACGAAGCCAACATCATGTCGTCGCTGCTGGCCAAGCGTCTGGGCGCGAAGAAGGTGATGACGATCATCAACAACCCGGCCTACGTCGACCTGATCCAGGGCGGCGACATCGACATCGCCATCAGCCCGCAACTGGCGACCATCGGCACCTTGCTGGCCCACGTGCGGCGCGGCGATATCGTCAGCGTGCACTCGTTGCGCCGGGGCGCGGCCGAAGCCATCGAAGCGGTGGCCCATGGTGATTCGAAGTCGAGCAAGGTCATCGGCAAGGCGATCGAAAACATCGCACTGCCTCCGGGCACCACCATCGGCGCGATCATCCGCGATGAAGAAGTGATCATCGCCCACGACGATACGGTGATCGCCGCCGGCGACCATGTGATTCTGTTCCTTGTGGATAAAAAGCATATTCGCGATGTGGAGAAGCTGTTCCACGTGGGCCTGAGTTTCTTCTGA
- the rsmB gene encoding 16S rRNA (cytosine(967)-C(5))-methyltransferase RsmB: MNPRLAAAKALAAVLSGKASLNSSLPTQLDKVEDRDRGFTQDLAFGTARWQPRLSALAEKLLQKPFKAADADVEALLLVGLYQLLYTRVPPHAAIGETVGCADKLKKPWAKGLLNAVLRNAQREHEAIFAELERDPVVRTAHPRWLQKSLKAFWPEQWEAICEANNAHPPMILRVNRRHHSRDTYLGLLTEAGIAAQPCTFSRDGIVLDAAADVRSLPGFAEGWISVQDEAAQLAADLLDLAPGQRVLDACCAPGGKTCHILEAEPALAGVVAVDLEAKRLVRVEENLERLGLNAELIAADGRDTAAWWDGKPFQRILLDAPCSATGVIRRHPDIKLTRQADDIVALAQLQGELLDAMWKTLEVGGILLYATCSTLPTENTEVIAAFLERTPGARELDLATAAGIKQPHGRQLLAQQGGHDGFYYAKLIKIAAARG, from the coding sequence ATGAACCCGCGTCTGGCCGCCGCCAAGGCACTCGCCGCCGTCCTGAGCGGCAAGGCTTCGCTCAACAGCTCCCTGCCAACGCAACTGGACAAGGTCGAGGATCGCGATCGCGGATTCACCCAGGACCTGGCGTTCGGCACCGCCCGTTGGCAGCCACGCTTGTCGGCACTGGCGGAGAAACTGCTGCAGAAACCGTTCAAGGCTGCCGACGCCGATGTCGAGGCGCTGCTGCTGGTCGGTCTCTATCAACTGCTCTACACCCGCGTTCCGCCGCACGCCGCCATCGGCGAAACCGTCGGTTGCGCCGACAAGCTGAAAAAGCCTTGGGCCAAAGGCTTGCTCAACGCCGTACTGCGCAATGCCCAGCGCGAACATGAGGCGATCTTCGCCGAACTGGAGCGCGATCCGGTGGTGCGCACCGCCCACCCGCGCTGGCTGCAAAAATCCCTCAAGGCCTTCTGGCCTGAACAATGGGAAGCCATTTGCGAGGCCAACAACGCGCATCCGCCGATGATCTTGCGGGTCAACCGTCGTCATCACAGCCGTGACACGTACCTGGGTCTGCTGACTGAAGCCGGGATCGCCGCGCAGCCGTGCACTTTCAGCCGCGACGGCATCGTCCTCGACGCTGCTGCCGACGTGCGCAGCCTGCCGGGCTTCGCCGAAGGCTGGATCAGCGTGCAGGACGAAGCCGCACAACTGGCCGCCGACCTGCTCGACCTCGCTCCGGGCCAGCGAGTGCTGGACGCCTGCTGCGCGCCGGGTGGCAAGACCTGCCACATCCTCGAAGCCGAGCCGGCACTGGCCGGCGTGGTGGCGGTGGACCTGGAAGCCAAGCGTCTGGTGCGGGTGGAGGAAAACCTCGAACGCCTCGGTCTGAACGCCGAACTGATCGCCGCCGACGGCCGCGACACGGCAGCCTGGTGGGACGGCAAGCCGTTCCAGCGCATCCTGCTCGACGCGCCGTGCTCGGCAACCGGGGTGATCCGCCGCCATCCAGACATCAAGCTGACCCGTCAGGCCGACGACATCGTGGCCCTCGCACAACTGCAAGGCGAGTTGCTCGACGCGATGTGGAAAACCCTCGAAGTGGGCGGCATCCTGCTCTACGCCACCTGCTCGACCTTGCCGACCGAGAACACCGAAGTGATCGCCGCGTTTCTTGAGCGTACGCCGGGCGCACGGGAGCTGGACCTGGCCACCGCCGCCGGGATCAAGCAGCCCCATGGTCGCCAATTGCTGGCCCAGCAGGGCGGGCATGACGGGTTCTACTACGCCAAGCTGATCAAGATCGCTGCCGCGCGCGGCTAA
- the fmt gene encoding methionyl-tRNA formyltransferase, protein MTEPLRIVFAGTPEFAAEHLKALLDSPYEIVAVYTQPDRPAGRGQKLMPSPVKQLALENNIQVLQPPTLRNADAQAELAALKPDLMVVVAYGLILPQAVLDIPRLGCINSHASLLPRWRGAAPIQRAVEAGDAESGVTVMRMEAGLDTGPMLLKVVTPISAEDTGGSLHDRLAEMGPPAVVQAIAGLATGTLEGEVQNDELATYAHKLNKDEARIDWSRPAVELERLVRAFNPWPITHSTLNGEALKVLAATLAEGKGAPGTILGASKDGLLVACGEQALCLTRLQLPGGKALNFSDLFNSRREKFATGIVLGAAVDAQ, encoded by the coding sequence ATGACTGAGCCACTGCGCATCGTTTTTGCCGGTACCCCGGAATTCGCCGCCGAACACCTCAAGGCCCTGCTGGACAGCCCTTACGAGATCGTTGCGGTCTACACCCAGCCGGATCGTCCGGCCGGTCGTGGGCAAAAACTGATGCCGAGCCCGGTCAAACAGCTCGCCCTGGAAAACAATATCCAGGTGTTGCAGCCGCCGACCCTGCGCAACGCTGACGCTCAGGCCGAGCTCGCAGCACTGAAGCCGGATTTGATGGTGGTGGTGGCCTACGGCCTGATCCTGCCGCAAGCGGTGCTGGATATTCCGCGCCTGGGCTGCATCAATAGCCACGCCTCACTGCTGCCACGCTGGCGCGGTGCGGCGCCGATCCAGCGCGCCGTGGAAGCGGGCGATGCCGAAAGCGGCGTGACCGTGATGCGCATGGAGGCCGGCCTCGATACCGGGCCGATGCTACTCAAGGTCGTGACCCCGATCAGCGCCGAAGACACTGGCGGCAGCCTTCACGATCGCCTTGCCGAAATGGGCCCGCCCGCCGTGGTGCAGGCGATTGCCGGTCTGGCCACCGGCACCCTGGAAGGCGAAGTGCAGAACGATGAGCTCGCCACCTATGCGCACAAACTGAACAAGGACGAAGCACGCATCGACTGGAGCCGTCCGGCCGTCGAGCTGGAACGTCTGGTCCGCGCCTTCAATCCATGGCCGATCACTCACAGCACGCTCAACGGCGAAGCGCTGAAAGTGCTGGCGGCGACACTCGCCGAAGGCAAAGGCGCACCGGGCACCATCCTCGGCGCCAGCAAGGACGGCCTGCTTGTCGCCTGTGGCGAGCAGGCGCTGTGCCTGACCCGCCTGCAATTGCCCGGCGGCAAGGCGCTGAACTTCAGCGATCTGTTCAACAGCCGTCGTGAGAAATTCGCCACCGGCATCGTGCTGGGCGCAGCGGTGGACGCGCAATGA
- the def gene encoding peptide deformylase: MAILNILEFPDPRLRTIAKPVAVVDDEVRQLVDDMFETMYEAPGIGLAATQVNVHKRIVVMDLSEDRTEPRVFINPEFESLTDEMEQYQEGCLSVPGFYENVDRPQKVKIKALDRDGKPYELIAEGLLAVCIQHECDHLNGKLFVDYLSTLKRDRIKKKLEKQHRQNA; the protein is encoded by the coding sequence ATGGCCATTTTGAACATCCTCGAATTTCCGGACCCGCGTCTGCGCACTATCGCCAAACCTGTGGCTGTAGTGGACGACGAAGTGCGTCAGCTGGTCGATGACATGTTTGAAACAATGTATGAAGCGCCGGGCATCGGCCTTGCCGCGACCCAGGTCAACGTGCACAAACGTATCGTCGTGATGGACCTTTCCGAAGACCGCACCGAACCCCGGGTGTTCATCAACCCCGAGTTCGAATCGCTGACCGACGAAATGGAGCAATACCAGGAAGGCTGCCTTTCGGTACCGGGTTTCTACGAAAACGTCGACCGCCCGCAGAAAGTCAAGATCAAGGCTCTGGACCGCGACGGCAAGCCTTACGAACTGATCGCCGAAGGCCTGCTCGCGGTGTGCATCCAGCACGAATGCGACCACCTCAACGGCAAGTTGTTCGTCGATTACCTGTCCACGCTCAAACGCGACCGGATCAAGAAGAAACTGGAAAAGCAGCACCGCCAGAACGCTTGA
- a CDS encoding LysM peptidoglycan-binding domain-containing protein, whose translation MRKSLLALLFLASAGTAHGQVQLKEGFPQQYTVVSGDTLWDISGKYLREPWQWPQLWRANPQIENPNLIYPGDTLTLSYVNGQPRLTVNRGESRGTIKLSPRIRTSPVAEAIPSIPLKSINSFLLSNRIVDKVEDFDKAPYIVAGDAERVLSGTGDRIFARGHFDPNQPVYGIFRQGKVYTDPQSKEFLGINADDIGGGEIVATEGDVATLALQRTTQEVRLGDRLFSGEERSINSTFMPSAPTTDINGLIIDVPRGVTQIGAMDVVTLNKGKRDGLTEGNVLVVMKTGETVRDRITGQPLKIPDERAGLLMVFRTYDKLSYGLVLNASRSLAVLDKVRNP comes from the coding sequence ATGAGGAAATCACTACTCGCCCTGCTGTTTCTGGCCTCGGCCGGCACCGCGCACGGGCAAGTGCAACTCAAGGAAGGTTTTCCACAGCAATACACGGTGGTTTCGGGGGATACGCTCTGGGACATCTCCGGTAAATATTTGCGCGAACCCTGGCAGTGGCCGCAGCTGTGGCGGGCCAATCCGCAGATCGAAAACCCCAACCTGATCTATCCGGGCGACACGCTGACGCTCAGTTACGTCAACGGCCAGCCGCGCCTGACCGTCAATCGCGGCGAGTCGCGCGGCACCATCAAGTTGTCGCCGCGTATCCGTACCAGTCCGGTGGCCGAGGCGATTCCGAGCATTCCACTCAAATCCATCAACAGCTTTCTGCTGAGCAACCGCATCGTCGACAAGGTCGAGGACTTCGACAAGGCGCCGTACATCGTCGCCGGCGATGCCGAACGGGTGCTCAGCGGCACCGGCGACCGGATCTTCGCTCGTGGTCATTTCGACCCGAACCAGCCGGTCTACGGCATCTTCCGCCAGGGCAAGGTCTACACCGATCCGCAGAGCAAGGAGTTTCTGGGGATCAATGCCGACGACATCGGCGGTGGTGAAATCGTCGCCACTGAAGGCGACGTCGCCACCCTCGCCCTGCAACGCACGACCCAGGAAGTGCGCCTCGGCGACCGCTTGTTCAGTGGCGAAGAGCGTTCGATCAACTCGACCTTCATGCCCAGCGCTCCCACTACCGACATCAACGGCCTGATCATCGATGTGCCCCGAGGCGTCACGCAGATCGGCGCGATGGACGTGGTAACGCTGAACAAGGGCAAACGCGACGGTCTGACCGAAGGCAACGTGCTGGTGGTGATGAAAACCGGGGAAACCGTACGTGACCGGATCACCGGTCAGCCGCTGAAAATCCCCGATGAACGCGCCGGATTGCTGATGGTGTTCCGCACCTACGACAAACTCAGTTACGGCCTCGTGCTGAACGCATCGCGCTCGCTCGCGGTGCTGGACAAGGTGCGAAATCCTTAG
- the dprA gene encoding DNA-processing protein DprA translates to MMMPDSSPVSPAEMEARLRLHRLPEIGPKRFTKLLEAFGSASKAISAPASAWRSLGLPATCAEARRCPEVRDGASHALRWLERPNQHLLMWDQPDYPALLAQIPDPPPLLFVAGDPRILEKPQLAMVGSRRASRPGMDTAAAFSRSLAGAGFVITSGLALGIDAAAHQAAVDVGGQTVGVLGTGLENFYPQRNRRLADAMIASGSAVLSEFPLDVGPTPSNFPRRNRIISGLSLGVLVVEASVASGSLITARLAAEQGREVYAIPGSIHHPGARGCHQLIRDGAVLVETIEHILEALRGWQHLPVSTAAANPDNPLLRLLHAAPHTSEGLADSSGWALPKVLAALTELEMDGRAVCENGRWFARVS, encoded by the coding sequence ATGATGATGCCTGACTCTTCGCCGGTTTCCCCGGCGGAAATGGAAGCGCGCCTGCGCCTGCACCGCTTGCCGGAGATCGGTCCCAAGCGTTTCACCAAACTGCTCGAAGCCTTCGGCTCGGCCTCGAAGGCGATCAGCGCACCCGCCAGCGCCTGGCGCTCGCTGGGTTTGCCGGCGACTTGCGCCGAGGCCCGACGCTGCCCTGAAGTTCGCGACGGCGCCAGCCATGCATTGCGCTGGCTAGAGCGTCCGAATCAACATTTGCTGATGTGGGATCAGCCGGATTACCCGGCCTTGCTGGCGCAGATTCCCGACCCGCCGCCCTTGCTGTTCGTCGCTGGCGACCCACGGATTCTGGAAAAACCGCAACTGGCGATGGTCGGCAGTCGCCGTGCCTCCCGCCCCGGCATGGACACTGCCGCTGCGTTTTCCCGCAGCCTCGCGGGGGCCGGATTTGTCATCACCAGCGGACTGGCGCTGGGCATTGATGCGGCGGCGCATCAAGCCGCTGTCGACGTCGGCGGGCAAACGGTCGGTGTGCTCGGTACTGGTCTGGAAAACTTTTATCCACAGCGCAACCGGCGGTTGGCGGACGCGATGATTGCGTCCGGCAGTGCAGTGCTTTCGGAATTCCCTCTGGACGTCGGGCCAACGCCGAGCAACTTCCCCAGGCGCAACCGGATCATCAGCGGTTTGTCCCTCGGTGTGCTGGTGGTCGAGGCCAGTGTCGCCAGTGGTTCGTTGATCACCGCGCGGCTGGCCGCGGAACAGGGGCGTGAGGTGTACGCCATTCCGGGTTCGATCCACCACCCCGGCGCCCGGGGCTGTCATCAACTGATCCGTGATGGGGCGGTGCTGGTGGAAACCATCGAGCACATTCTCGAAGCCTTGCGCGGTTGGCAGCATCTACCGGTATCCACCGCCGCCGCGAATCCGGATAACCCGTTGCTGCGTCTGCTGCACGCCGCGCCGCACACCAGCGAGGGCCTGGCGGACAGCAGTGGCTGGGCGCTGCCCAAAGTGCTGGCGGCGTTGACCGAACTGGAGATGGATGGCCGTGCGGTGTGCGAAAACGGCCGCTGGTTTGCGCGTGTGAGCTAG
- a CDS encoding L-threonylcarbamoyladenylate synthase — MVNSWRVQQAAREIRAGAVIAYPTEAVWGLGCDPWNEEAVDRLLAIKNRSVDKGLILVADNIRQFDFLFEDFPQDWIDRMASTWPGPNTWLVPHQNLLPEWVTGVHDTVALRVSDHPQVRDLCSLVGPLISTSANPQGRPAAKSRLRVEQYFRGQVDLVLGGALGGRKNPSLIRDLATGNIVRPA, encoded by the coding sequence ATGGTCAACAGTTGGCGTGTGCAACAAGCCGCACGAGAGATTCGCGCCGGGGCGGTGATTGCCTATCCAACCGAAGCCGTCTGGGGGCTGGGGTGCGATCCTTGGAATGAAGAAGCGGTGGATCGCCTGTTGGCGATCAAGAACCGTTCGGTGGACAAAGGGTTGATCCTGGTCGCCGACAACATTCGTCAGTTCGATTTTCTGTTCGAGGATTTCCCCCAGGACTGGATCGACCGCATGGCCAGCACCTGGCCGGGCCCGAATACCTGGCTGGTGCCGCATCAGAACCTGTTGCCGGAGTGGGTGACCGGGGTGCATGACACCGTGGCACTGCGGGTCAGCGATCATCCGCAGGTGCGGGATCTGTGCTCGCTGGTGGGGCCGTTGATTTCCACGTCGGCGAATCCGCAGGGGCGGCCGGCGGCGAAAAGTCGCTTGCGGGTCGAGCAGTATTTCCGCGGCCAGGTCGATCTGGTGCTCGGCGGAGCGCTGGGCGGTCGCAAGAACCCGAGCCTGATTCGGGATCTGGCCACCGGCAATATCGTGCGCCCGGCCTGA
- a CDS encoding iron-containing redox enzyme family protein, with the protein MNSPLSFEQQLSLLDERIEKAWADILESSRLVNAIREGSVSKALYAIYMIQTFHYTAHNARNQGLVGVRHADNPVYAKFCFEHAAQEVGHEKMALHDVLSLGLKNEVFDIPPALPATDVLIAYLYWISFTGNPLQRLGYSYWAENAYQFINPLINNLSEVLELKPAQLTFFIAHSDIDIEHFNEIKLMLQRTCKRQEDWDAISTVMETSLRLTGNMLEAVYEQFEAWKNGLAPRYDFLHALDNQ; encoded by the coding sequence ATGAACTCGCCTCTCAGTTTTGAACAACAATTAAGCCTGCTTGATGAGCGAATCGAAAAGGCATGGGCCGATATTCTGGAAAGTTCGCGGTTGGTGAATGCCATCCGCGAAGGTAGCGTTTCAAAAGCCTTATATGCGATCTACATGATCCAGACTTTTCACTACACGGCACACAATGCGCGAAATCAAGGATTGGTCGGAGTCCGACATGCGGATAATCCGGTGTATGCCAAGTTTTGCTTTGAACATGCGGCACAAGAAGTCGGCCATGAAAAAATGGCACTGCATGATGTCCTGAGTCTTGGTCTGAAAAATGAAGTTTTTGATATTCCACCTGCACTTCCGGCAACAGATGTATTGATCGCCTACTTATACTGGATTTCCTTTACCGGTAATCCGCTACAACGGCTTGGTTATAGTTATTGGGCAGAGAACGCTTACCAGTTCATTAATCCGTTGATTAACAATCTGAGTGAGGTTCTGGAGCTCAAACCCGCTCAACTGACGTTCTTTATTGCGCATTCCGACATTGATATCGAGCACTTCAATGAAATCAAACTCATGCTGCAGCGCACCTGCAAGCGACAGGAAGACTGGGATGCGATCAGCACTGTCATGGAAACCAGCCTGCGTCTGACCGGCAACATGCTCGAGGCGGTTTACGAGCAGTTCGAGGCCTGGAAAAACGGGTTGGCGCCCCGATACGACTTCCTCCACGCCCTGGACAACCAATGA
- a CDS encoding DUF3419 family protein — protein MADYFDRLNYTLGDEDTALEYAILPRHAGHVLGIAGCGGRLLPLLAAAPSRMTCTDISAPQLAFTRLRFALLEQTDHESFMAFMGYRMESLRSQRQSIFQQLVLPPADRRWLSALFQSRHWEAPIYMGAFEQTLKRLAKITGLLTGKAGRGIFQFGLLEEQTEYYRNRFPLKRWKAVIALLGNAAVLNSLLYKGAFPPNNLGISSRAAYLEIFHTLFTTQVVRESFFLQMLFFGELRYPQGFPLECDPAIFRRAREGLQQCELRVVQADILDCAAGETAIDFVSLSDVPSFMPEAAGKNVLQRLAPALSENAQVVMRGHLHVVRPDCAGFRDITHQFQADIARERTQLWHVQVYRRTPSLQVSR, from the coding sequence ATGGCTGACTATTTCGACCGGCTCAACTACACGCTGGGGGATGAAGACACTGCGCTCGAGTACGCGATCCTGCCCAGACATGCCGGGCACGTGCTGGGTATTGCCGGTTGCGGCGGCCGGTTGTTGCCGTTGCTGGCCGCCGCTCCGTCACGCATGACCTGTACCGATATAAGCGCGCCGCAACTGGCGTTTACCCGATTGCGTTTTGCCCTGCTGGAACAGACCGATCACGAGTCGTTCATGGCGTTCATGGGCTATCGAATGGAAAGCCTGAGGTCGCAACGCCAATCCATTTTCCAGCAACTGGTTTTACCGCCGGCGGATCGTCGCTGGTTGTCCGCGCTGTTCCAGTCCCGGCACTGGGAGGCGCCGATTTACATGGGCGCATTCGAGCAGACCCTGAAGCGGTTGGCGAAGATCACCGGACTGCTTACCGGCAAGGCTGGCCGGGGAATTTTTCAGTTCGGCCTGCTTGAGGAGCAAACGGAGTATTACCGAAACCGCTTTCCGCTCAAGCGCTGGAAAGCCGTGATCGCTTTGCTGGGAAACGCAGCAGTGCTCAATTCGCTGCTGTACAAGGGCGCGTTTCCACCCAACAACCTGGGGATCAGTTCCCGCGCGGCGTATCTGGAAATTTTTCATACGTTGTTCACCACTCAGGTGGTCCGGGAGAGCTTTTTCCTGCAAATGCTGTTTTTCGGTGAGCTGCGTTATCCACAAGGCTTTCCGCTGGAGTGCGATCCGGCAATTTTCCGGCGTGCCCGCGAGGGGCTTCAGCAGTGCGAGTTACGCGTGGTGCAGGCCGACATCCTCGACTGTGCTGCCGGGGAAACAGCCATCGATTTCGTATCGCTGTCGGACGTGCCGTCCTTCATGCCCGAAGCGGCCGGCAAGAACGTTTTGCAGCGCCTGGCACCGGCCCTGTCGGAAAACGCACAGGTGGTCATGCGGGGGCATTTGCATGTGGTGCGACCCGATTGCGCAGGCTTCCGCGATATCACCCATCAGTTCCAGGCAGACATAGCGCGAGAAAGAACCCAGCTCTGGCATGTCCAGGTCTATCGCCGCACACCCTCTTTGCAGGTATCCCGATGA